From Bubalus bubalis isolate 160015118507 breed Murrah chromosome 17, NDDB_SH_1, whole genome shotgun sequence:
TGTTTATTAGTGCTTATACTCAGTGTTCCCCACAAGAGCATACTCCATTTTGTTTGTTAGATTCACAAACAGGAAGACATTACTTCttgattctgctttttaaaagttgaaaaaactTCCATTTCTTATGGCATGGGGTCTCTTGCTTACATTCTTCTTCTATGATGTGGTCCTAAGCCTCTCTCTGAATTGGACTCTGTCCAGGACCCCAGCATCATTGTAATCCGCTGATGAGGGAGATCATTACCAGGTGGTTTAGGCAATTTGTGACTTGACAGGATTTCTCGcctcttcttcccccacccccccaaatgCTTCtagtcatttattttctcttttttttttcatctttgatttccttttaggatttcAGATGCATGCCAGGTTTCCACTGATTGCCAGAAATCAAGATCACTACACATGGATCCCCAAAATCAGCATGGCAGTGGCAGTTCATTAGTTGTGATCCAGCAGCCTGCATTGGACAACCGTCAGAGGCTAGACTATGAGAGAGAGGTTCAGCCTGCTGCTATTTTGTCCTTAGACCAGATCAAGGCCATCAGAGGCAGCAATGAATACACAGAAGGGCCATCCGTGGTGAAAAGACCTGCTCCTCGAACCGCACCAAGACAAGAAAAGCATGAGAGGACTCACGAAATCATACCAATTAATGTGAATAATAACTATGAGCATAGACCTACCAGCCACCTGGGACATGCAGGACTCTCAAATAACACCAGAGGCCCCATACTGAGCAGATCAACTAGCACTGGAAGCGCAGCCAGTTCTGGGAGCAACAGCAGTGCCTCTTCTGAGCAGGGGCTGTTAGGAAGGTCCCCGCCAGCCAGACCCATCCCTGGTCACAGGTCTGAAAGGGCAATCCGGACCCAGCCCAAGCAGCTGATTGTGGATGACTTAAAGGGCTCCTTGAAAGAGGACCTGACGCAGCACAAGTTCATTTGTGAACAGTGTGGGAAGTGCAAGTGTGGGGAATGCACAGCTCCCAGGACCCTGCCATCCTGCTTGGCCTGTAACCGGCAGTGCCTTTGCTCCGCCGAGAGCATGGTGGAGTATGGAACCTGCATGTGCTTGGTCAAGGGCATCTTCTACCACTGCTCCAATGACGATGAAGGGGATTCCTACTCGGATAATCCTTGCTCCTGTTCACAGTCACAGTGCTGCTCTAGGTACCTGTGTATGGGAGCCATGTCTCTGTTTTTACCTTGCTTACTTTGTTATCCTCCAGCCAAGGGATGCCTGAAGCTGTGCAGGGGGTGTTATGACTGGATCCATCGCCCAGGGTGCAGATGTAAGAACTCCAACACTGTCTATTGTAAGCTGGAGAGCTGCCCCTCCCGGGGTCTGGGTAAACCGTCATGATTTTTGGAGGTGGGTTGGACCTCCTGAACTTCTCTTGCTTTCAAGCTGTGGCTGTTAAAAAAGATGCTGTCAGatactggttttattttctttgcagttttcccctgtttcccacctttctccccttctttccAAGGTTTGACTCATGGATTGTACTCTTCTCTAATGGATGATCTTCGGTAAGAGTGGACTGTGAAATGCATCTGGCTCCCCCTTATGACAAGAGCCTCTGCCATCCACTCAAGAGGGTATTGAGAGCCAGTGGGCTTTTATGTAGCCTTTTTGTTCTGCAAGCAACTTTCCAAAGTTGTACACGTGAACATATCCACACAAGTACACCCAGGCTACAGTGATTTAGAGCTGTTTTTGATTGGGTACTCTGGGAACAGGGAAATTGGTGTTTAAAGAAGCAGCAGTTTAATTGCTTAAATAAGCTATATATTAAATCTGTCTCCAATTAGGGCTATCTTCATAGCATTAGACACTTAGTAGCATGGGAGATCTGTTTTTGTTACAACGTTAAGTTAAAATTCTCCTTTAACCACTGCCCTCTCCTTGCTCCTCAACATTCTATCCCCTCAGTTTTGGTGTATCTTATTTTAGAGATgccagggtttgtttgtttgtttgtttgtttctgtgtaaTTTTAGGTCTGCTTTACAATGTAAGTCTTCACATTGGAGATATATTGGTTGTATCTTGCTCATCCTTATTCAAGCTTTCATATTTGTGAAGGACTCGACTCCCTCCCTTCCGAACTCCTTGCTTTTCACCAAATTACTCTTGTCATTGAGGGCACTTGGATAACTGAAGTTGATATTTATATCTGATCAATCTATAGATGTCACAGAACTATGCTGCCTGAAGTGATCTTGGCTCCTTAATGGTTTTTGGCCACTTGGTTAGTTAACAGCTGGGTAGTTCtaatcttttctgtttcattgccTTAACCACAAATTGTGgtgctttttgtatattttatgtataaatcaCAAAGTTGAATTCTGACTATTTTTAAGACAAAAGTCTGTTAAACTTTTTTattgtaaagaatatttattatgcGAATCTctattattttatgatatttattgCAAAAGACTGTTGAAATGTACTCATGtctgaatataacaaaatatcaatACATAACGGAAAATAAGGTGACACGAAGAAAGTACATATGTTAACTATAatgcagaaaatatattaattaatgaaACTGTCTcttgatttcttcatttattagtGTGTACTGTTGTGATTTTTGTCATTTGCTTTGAATCTTCATGCatacccattttctttctttcccttaataTACCAAATCTAGATGTAGGTGAGCTCAAATCTTGAACTAGATGTTTCCTGGAAAATTCATTAATCAAGATTTTGTATTCCAAATTCTGTTTCAACAAATGCCCAAGTGAATCACTTTACAAAGTGAAAAAGGTTTTTTTGTGATTAATATTAACAAGTCCGTCCCTCCTTTGGCTATTTTGTAAGCAAGGGGTTTTGTGTATATCAATTTCTTGGAATGGGACATACCTGtatgttttaaataatgtttatcaACTCTTGGATTAGTCTGAAATTAATTTTCATCAGCAAAGCTTAAAAAATTAGTTCTGTAACCATTCTAGGAGTCTCTGGCACtgtcattttaataaaacattatagaATTTAAGAGTGCATCAAGGGGATAGTTAACATTATCAAacagatgttttaaaaacattccaATCCTTTTCATTCCTTTAATAAGTCTTTAATGTGCCCTGATCAAATAACATTGTGTCATGTCTCATGGAATTAGAAATGTGAGGGTGTGaagctttatattaaaaaagtacGTGTTTTTAGTTTTTAGCCTGCTGAAGTCAGGACATAGTTAGAATCTTTGGGTCTGATAAAATTTTGTTCACATGAATCCTCAGACTCGATTTCACTAACTCCTCCGTATGCCTAAGTGACGTGTCAAACCTGAATAATCAGCATTTGAGAATAAGATGTTGACATAATTTGAACCCAGGATTTAGGCTGTCAAAACTCTTATCCagcttttttgtttggttgttgtCTCTTACATGATTTGACTACTAGTTTTGGATTATTTATCCTTTGTATTCATaggctttgcttttgttttaattaagaCATAAGTGATAgaaatttttaatgcatttccACCAAGCCACCAAACCTATTAGTTGGCATTGTGACATTTGGCTTAATCAAGTATTTTCTCTATGCTCTGAAAGcaggaacattttttaaaatttcataatctggtattttaaaatgtgaatttgttTCCTCTTGTATTCAAGTTAATGTGGTAATATCACTGGTCCCTGAATAGTGAATATTTCATTGAGATTTGGCTCCTTAATGAAGCATATAAATAGACTCCTTCAAAATACTGTGtaaattttttctgttatttagaCCCTTCGTATAATCAGGAATTGGTGTAAGAGCTGTCTGTAGTTAAACTAACCAGACTAAGAAGCTGTGGCTTTTATTGAAAGAAATTTATAACTTTTATGAGAATAAGGTATGTTGTGGAGTTTTAACTTCTGGCTATATGGGgaatacattaaaattataatattaagatggcagtctgctgctgctaggGTTCTATATGCACTCTGGCATAATGTCAGGCCCATATTTGGAAATAGCAATAGGTTAGTAGTTCAGACTTCTAACATGCTTGTCAGATAcaaagaataaacattttgatTCAAAACTTCCTCCTTTGTGATGGTTTaaacctagaagaaaaaaaatattaggaTGTGTCTTCATCAGTGCTCATGAGTCCAATGTGTTTGAACCAAATACTGATGATCATTTAAAAGTGCTAAGGCTTTGAAAGCATTAGCACAGCTAACATTTCTTATAATACCCCTGCCATTTATTTGATACTGCCAAGTTAAAAATACCACATAGATAGATtaacctttcccttttcctcaATTTTGTCCCTCTTCCTCAACTGCCAAAGCTTGacagaatgaatattttttaagtagttCCTTTCCAGCATGTTTTCTGAGTGCTGTTTGTTTCATTCAAAGAAGTTTTATTTGGATAATTTAATTGTGAATAAAACCAGTACAAGATTTCTGTAATTGAGTAGCTTCTTGTCAACAGTTTAATAAAATGTAACTCAGCAGGAAAATGGACTATGAAAAAGTAGATATACTTCTTTTTTGTGAAGGCTTGAGGTGAATCCTTAAATTATAATCTGTGATAATTATTACATAGTTTTCAAAACACAAATCGTAGAACATTCCAGTtattactaagaaaaaaaattaaaaacagtggtTTTTAAAGTTAAAGGAAATAAGTTAAAAGCTAATGTTTTTACCCTAAAGTTAATATTGAAATCAATCTCAAGATTCATTTGCAgaaaattgatttaatttttgaaattgtcTCCTTTTCCTGAATCTTCCCTTTTTTTGTTGAGTGATATATTTCATGGTaattttatggacttccctggtggctcagacagtaaaatgtctgcctacaatgcgggagacctgggttcaatccctgggtcaggaagatctcctggagaaggaaatggcaacccactccagtattcttgcctggaaaatcccatggatggaggagcctggcgggctacagtccatggggtggcaaagagtcggacacaactgagcgacttcacttcatgtaTAACTCTTTAGCAAAAAGGCACAATCTCATTTCTAAAcactgaaaaatggaaacaaagaaggAATGTCTAGACAGTTCTCATCTTAAACTCTGCCCCACCTCCCACTATATATATACTGCAAGAGAGTttggtatcattttttaaacatcttgAAGACAAAACTTTAAATCCCGCTTTGGCCAGTTGACAATTGGAGAACtgttttttccattatttccctcACTAGATAAGATGGCCATGAATTTAACtgacagattttttatttttctaatattcccTCAGATGATTACCAAGCCACTTTGCTGCATGTATTGAACCCTTACCACGTGGATTATTCCATATGCAGAAGAATTCTAGAGCTAGAAATAGATATCAGATACTTTATGTGTCTCAACCATATATGAAAGTATATAGGTCACtagttaaaaagttaaaaatcagaaGTCTGTGTCATAGTTCAGACCTACTCTATCAGAAAATATGTCCAGGGGAGGAGCTTgatattcttaatttaaaaagcttCTTGGGTGAGTTTATCAGGCAATTTTGTAATTGCTTTTTTAGCTTGATGTCTTCATCTTGAGAATAGAGAAACAAAGGCCTGGCTTAAATGTTCATGATAGCTAGCGTAGCACCAGGACTCCAGATACagggttttcttcatttcttagcAGCAAGCCTGGTACCTTTATTGCACGTTAGCGTTTACCATTTGTTTTAACCAGAAAGTGTTTCCTtcataattaatatatttgaCCAT
This genomic window contains:
- the SPRY1 gene encoding protein sprouty homolog 1 — protein: MDPQNQHGSGSSLVVIQQPALDNRQRLDYEREVQPAAILSLDQIKAIRGSNEYTEGPSVVKRPAPRTAPRQEKHERTHEIIPINVNNNYEHRPTSHLGHAGLSNNTRGPILSRSTSTGSAASSGSNSSASSEQGLLGRSPPARPIPGHRSERAIRTQPKQLIVDDLKGSLKEDLTQHKFICEQCGKCKCGECTAPRTLPSCLACNRQCLCSAESMVEYGTCMCLVKGIFYHCSNDDEGDSYSDNPCSCSQSQCCSRYLCMGAMSLFLPCLLCYPPAKGCLKLCRGCYDWIHRPGCRCKNSNTVYCKLESCPSRGLGKPS